The Candidatus Nitrosotenuis cloacae genome contains a region encoding:
- a CDS encoding 30S ribosomal protein S8 — protein sequence MPATNILGNLFNTLFNNEARRRTECVILPTSNLAIEVLKTLQKHNYIGEFEHVDDKRGGKFKIQLLAHITKCGAITPRFKVKKGEFNDWEQQYLPSYNKGMLLVTTNQGVMSHHEAANKGIGGFLIGYVY from the coding sequence ATGCCGGCAACAAACATCCTAGGTAATCTGTTCAATACGCTGTTTAACAACGAGGCAAGACGAAGGACCGAATGCGTCATCCTGCCGACGTCCAATCTTGCAATCGAGGTGCTCAAGACACTGCAAAAGCACAACTACATCGGCGAGTTTGAGCACGTAGATGACAAGAGGGGCGGAAAATTCAAGATTCAGCTTTTAGCACACATTACAAAATGCGGCGCAATCACGCCTAGATTCAAGGTGAAAAAGGGCGAGTTCAACGACTGGGAGCAGCAATACCTTCCATCATACAACAAGGGAATGCTGCTTGTGACTACAAACCAGGGAGTGATGTCGCACCACGAGGCTGCAAACAAGGGAATTGGAGGATTCTTGATAGGATATGTCTACTAA
- a CDS encoding 50S ribosomal protein L6, with product MSTKQEEIFEATFDVPEKVKVSLNKHMLRVEGPLGKTYKNFKKIPVGLEVKDNKVMIKAINSRKKYHAIANTALSIIRTLCEGVVTGYTIKMKIIYAHFPITVKTKDGLVLVENFQGERAPRVAKIRGLTKVVSKGDEVVLTGPVLSDITQTAADIQARTKVRNKDHRVFLDGIYQFHKVKGIEK from the coding sequence ATGTCTACTAAGCAGGAAGAAATCTTTGAGGCCACATTTGACGTGCCAGAAAAGGTCAAAGTCTCACTAAACAAGCACATGCTGCGAGTAGAGGGACCGCTTGGCAAGACATACAAGAACTTTAAGAAAATCCCGGTAGGACTCGAGGTAAAAGACAACAAAGTGATGATAAAGGCAATAAACTCTAGAAAAAAGTATCATGCAATCGCAAATACTGCACTCTCAATAATTCGAACCTTATGTGAGGGAGTTGTGACAGGATACACCATCAAAATGAAGATAATCTATGCACACTTTCCAATTACCGTGAAAACAAAGGACGGACTGGTCTTGGTGGAGAACTTCCAAGGTGAGCGAGCCCCGCGAGTTGCAAAAATCAGAGGACTGACCAAAGTCGTATCAAAAGGAGACGAAGTTGTGCTGACAGGCCCGGTATTGAGCGACATAACACAGACAGCTGCTGACATACAGGCAAGAACCAAGGTAAGAAACAAGGATCACCGTGTATTCCTAGATGGAATCTACCAATTCCACAAAGTCAAGGGAATCGAAAAATAA
- a CDS encoding DUF2299 family protein: MDRSKLQDDIERWLTHENYSFSDSKAEGDIFRIVIKGLGTYRMPIEIFEPTKQPGVAVLGYKIFLQNRHTARFLKLNEGEQQKFKNTVGDFCASIGAINKVFREDGKVVVGVYLVLDNVERFTQQIIMDSISKVMEMGEKTNHFIIKTF, from the coding sequence ATGGACAGGTCAAAGCTTCAGGACGACATAGAAAGGTGGCTTACCCACGAGAATTATTCCTTTTCAGACTCAAAGGCGGAGGGAGACATCTTTAGAATCGTCATAAAGGGCCTTGGCACATATCGTATGCCGATTGAGATTTTTGAGCCCACAAAACAACCCGGCGTGGCAGTACTTGGGTATAAAATATTCTTGCAGAACAGGCACACTGCCAGATTCTTAAAGTTAAACGAGGGGGAACAACAAAAATTCAAAAATACCGTTGGTGATTTTTGCGCCTCCATCGGTGCAATTAACAAAGTGTTCCGTGAAGACGGAAAAGTTGTAGTGGGCGTGTATCTTGTCCTCGATAACGTCGAAAGATTCACTCAGCAAATCATAATGGACTCCATCTCAAAGGTAATGGAGATGGGTGAGAAGACAAACCATTTCATAATAAAGACGTTCTAG
- a CDS encoding NUDIX hydrolase: MKVLKAPKKEYDNFRKYFAFSCVDMVIFDGRSVLLTKRTRNPYRGYWHLPGSMIHKNEKMTDAVLRSAKEELGLDVKIQRFLGVYESMHPFRHDISHGFVVKVTGGKIKTDDQSSEYRFFSRMPAKTIPHHMLVIQDALKRHSAGTS; the protein is encoded by the coding sequence ATGAAAGTGCTCAAGGCACCGAAAAAAGAGTACGATAATTTCAGAAAATACTTTGCATTTTCCTGCGTTGATATGGTAATCTTTGATGGAAGGTCCGTCCTTTTGACAAAGAGGACCCGCAACCCGTACCGTGGATACTGGCACCTTCCAGGAAGCATGATTCACAAAAACGAAAAGATGACGGATGCCGTGCTCCGCTCGGCAAAAGAAGAACTTGGACTTGATGTGAAGATCCAGCGGTTCCTTGGAGTCTACGAGTCCATGCACCCATTCAGACATGACATATCCCACGGATTTGTAGTCAAAGTCACCGGCGGAAAAATCAAGACCGATGATCAGAGCAGCGAGTACCGATTCTTTTCCAGAATGCCTGCAAAGACAATCCCGCACCACATGCTGGTCATCCAAGACGCACTCAAGCGTCATTCTGCAGGCACATCATAG